A window of the Radiobacillus deserti genome harbors these coding sequences:
- a CDS encoding glutaredoxin family protein — translation MMKQNVVVYVSTGCDECNKVIHHLEDWGVPFIEKNINENKEYFRELQRNKVYGTPAVFTDDEVVLGFQERKLKQTLGIVGH, via the coding sequence ATGATGAAACAGAATGTTGTTGTCTACGTCAGTACTGGGTGCGACGAATGCAACAAAGTTATCCATCACTTAGAAGATTGGGGTGTGCCATTTATTGAAAAGAATATAAACGAAAATAAAGAGTACTTCCGAGAGTTACAAAGAAACAAGGTTTATGGTACACCTGCCGTGTTTACAGATGATGAGGTTGTTTTAGGCTTCCAAGAAAGAAAATTGAAACAAACGTTAGGCATTGTTGGTCACTAA
- a CDS encoding YppG family protein, with the protein MTQWRAPNSQFQSRQGPFYSPYQPGNAYKGFPMKGKQYGFPSKWQPVNGPQSPVGSPYPMTPYQFYQKPPQPNNWGNYFQQQPQQGQYGKPPNPIMQYFQDENGQLDVDKMFSTFGQISSTVKQVSPIVKEFGSMFKGMK; encoded by the coding sequence ATGACGCAATGGAGAGCGCCGAATTCTCAGTTTCAATCTAGACAGGGACCTTTTTATAGCCCATATCAACCAGGAAATGCTTATAAGGGATTCCCTATGAAAGGAAAACAATACGGATTTCCATCTAAATGGCAGCCAGTTAATGGTCCGCAATCACCTGTTGGAAGTCCATATCCGATGACGCCATACCAATTTTACCAAAAGCCACCGCAACCTAATAATTGGGGGAACTATTTTCAACAACAGCCTCAACAAGGGCAGTATGGGAAACCGCCAAACCCTATTATGCAATACTTTCAAGATGAAAACGGACAATTAGACGTTGATAAGATGTTTTCTACATTTGGTCAAATTTCGAGTACGGTTAAACAAGTGTCCCCAATTGTAAAAGAATTCGGATCCATGTTTAAAGGCATGAAATGA
- a CDS encoding alpha/beta hydrolase codes for MIGCMCIHGFTGGPYEVAPVANFIRTRTNWEVRVPTLPGHGKSLSLKNRTYQQWIDSAEETIKELKRDCDVVYIVGFSMGGMIAAYLAAKYKVDKLVLLSASRKYICPIQMAKDLYSFLRDGCTGCLKQNEYYQRWKKKRGLIPLKAFVEFWKCMQYTKPYLRSLECPVLIAQGKRDGMVPVKSAYFLEKEIPSPTQLMLFQKSKHLLCLGEEKDEIFKSIYTFLKPNKDQLPNS; via the coding sequence ATGATTGGTTGCATGTGTATCCATGGATTTACTGGCGGTCCTTATGAGGTTGCACCTGTAGCGAACTTTATTCGAACAAGGACGAACTGGGAGGTACGTGTCCCAACATTACCGGGTCATGGAAAGTCACTATCCCTAAAGAATAGAACCTATCAGCAATGGATCGATTCTGCAGAAGAAACGATAAAAGAATTGAAAAGAGACTGTGATGTCGTCTATATCGTTGGGTTTTCTATGGGGGGAATGATTGCGGCATACTTAGCAGCTAAATATAAAGTAGATAAACTGGTGCTTTTATCTGCATCTCGTAAGTATATATGTCCGATTCAAATGGCGAAAGACTTATATTCATTTTTGAGAGACGGGTGTACCGGATGCTTGAAGCAAAATGAGTATTATCAGCGATGGAAGAAAAAAAGAGGATTGATACCACTCAAGGCATTTGTGGAATTCTGGAAATGTATGCAATACACGAAGCCCTATCTGCGCTCCCTAGAATGTCCGGTTCTAATAGCTCAAGGAAAAAGAGATGGAATGGTTCCAGTCAAGTCTGCTTATTTCTTAGAAAAAGAAATTCCATCGCCAACGCAACTGATGTTATTTCAAAAATCCAAACATCTGCTTTGCTTAGGGGAAGAAAAGGATGAAATATTTAAATCTATCTATACTTTTTTAAAACCAAACAAGGACCAACTTCCCAACTCATAA
- a CDS encoding DEAD/DEAH box helicase, whose product MTTFSSLGISKPVMKALEKMGFEEATPIQEQTIPLGLEGKDVIGQAQTGTGKTAAFGIPMIEKIDKDIKKIQGLVIAPTRELAIQVGEEIHRLGQFKGIRTLPVYGGQHMDRQIRALKEGPQIVVATPGRLLDHIRRKTINISNVHTAVLDEADEMLNMGFIDDIRDILKAIPEERQTLLFSATMPKEIRDIGAKLMKKPEEVKIKAKEMTVENIDQHFIEVHEKQKFDTLTNLLDIHAPTLAIIFGRTKKRVDEVTEGLHARGFRAEGIHGDLTQGKRMSVLNKFKNGRIEILVATDVAARGLDISGVTHVYNFDIPQDPESYVHRIGRTGRAGRGGEAVSFITPRELPHLNLIEKVTKGKIKRMQAPSMDEARRGQQQVTIDKLTSTIEKQELDAYRESATEILNQYDSVTVVAAALKMLTKGGRRNAPVTLSSVAPVSVKPAYKDKNKKKFRGDNKRNFNRKGGKPQRNRKFQNKRGKSNNFQSK is encoded by the coding sequence GTGACAACATTTAGTTCATTAGGCATTTCAAAACCGGTAATGAAGGCATTGGAAAAAATGGGATTTGAAGAAGCAACCCCAATCCAAGAGCAGACTATACCGCTAGGATTAGAAGGAAAAGACGTGATTGGACAAGCCCAAACAGGAACGGGAAAAACGGCTGCATTTGGGATTCCAATGATCGAAAAAATCGATAAAGATATAAAGAAAATCCAAGGACTTGTCATCGCACCGACACGTGAATTAGCAATACAAGTTGGGGAAGAAATTCATCGTTTAGGACAATTTAAAGGGATTCGTACACTACCAGTTTACGGTGGTCAGCACATGGACCGTCAAATTAGAGCGTTAAAAGAAGGGCCACAAATCGTCGTTGCCACCCCTGGTCGACTTTTAGACCATATTCGCAGAAAAACGATTAATATTAGCAATGTTCATACGGCAGTTCTGGATGAAGCGGACGAAATGCTGAACATGGGGTTCATTGATGATATTCGTGACATCTTAAAAGCAATTCCAGAGGAGCGCCAAACGTTACTTTTCTCTGCAACAATGCCGAAGGAAATTCGTGATATTGGTGCCAAGTTAATGAAAAAACCGGAAGAAGTAAAGATAAAAGCGAAGGAAATGACGGTTGAAAACATTGACCAGCATTTCATCGAAGTACATGAAAAACAAAAATTTGATACTCTAACAAATCTTTTAGATATCCATGCACCTACATTAGCGATTATTTTTGGTCGTACGAAAAAACGTGTAGATGAAGTGACAGAAGGGTTACATGCGCGTGGGTTCAGAGCAGAAGGTATTCATGGAGATCTAACCCAAGGGAAAAGGATGTCTGTTCTTAATAAATTTAAGAATGGTCGAATTGAAATCCTTGTTGCAACAGATGTAGCGGCTCGAGGACTAGATATTTCTGGTGTAACGCACGTGTATAATTTTGATATTCCGCAGGATCCGGAAAGCTATGTACACCGCATTGGTCGTACTGGTAGAGCTGGAAGAGGTGGAGAAGCGGTATCTTTTATTACACCGAGAGAATTGCCGCACTTGAATTTAATCGAGAAGGTAACAAAAGGAAAAATTAAACGTATGCAAGCTCCATCCATGGATGAGGCTCGTCGTGGACAGCAACAAGTAACGATTGATAAATTAACGTCCACAATTGAAAAGCAAGAGCTAGATGCATACAGAGAGTCTGCAACAGAGATTCTAAATCAATATGATTCGGTAACGGTCGTGGCAGCAGCACTTAAGATGTTGACAAAAGGCGGTCGCCGAAACGCACCTGTAACGCTTAGCTCTGTAGCACCAGTAAGTGTTAAGCCAGCATATAAAGACAAAAACAAAAAGAAATTCCGCGGGGATAATAAGCGAAACTTTAACCGTAAAGGTGGCAAACCGCAAAGGAATCGAAAATTCCAGAATAAACGTGGCAAATCAAACAACTTCCAGTCTAAATAA
- a CDS encoding PH domain-containing protein, translating into MRRKPSHHLAKEAIQVWRIYAVIPSFFFLCFCIAALILNQKVLHLSVSQWIPLSIILAWLILSLLAIFVIPKVKWARWSYEVFEQEVDLQRGLIIKRTLVPMIRVQHVDTKQGPILKKFGLATVTISTAATKHEIPALREEEAYELRDRISVLARVDEEDV; encoded by the coding sequence ATGCGCCGAAAACCAAGTCATCACCTAGCCAAGGAAGCGATTCAAGTATGGCGGATCTATGCTGTAATTCCTTCCTTCTTCTTTTTATGCTTCTGTATAGCCGCACTTATACTAAATCAAAAAGTGCTCCACCTCTCCGTTTCACAATGGATTCCTCTTTCTATTATCCTAGCTTGGCTTATTCTTTCCTTATTAGCTATCTTCGTTATTCCAAAAGTAAAATGGGCGAGATGGAGTTACGAAGTCTTTGAACAGGAAGTGGACTTGCAACGAGGACTAATTATTAAACGGACACTTGTCCCAATGATTCGTGTGCAGCATGTGGATACAAAACAAGGTCCAATTCTGAAAAAGTTTGGATTGGCTACCGTAACGATTTCTACAGCAGCTACTAAACATGAGATCCCTGCGCTAAGAGAAGAAGAAGCGTATGAGCTGAGAGACCGTATTTCTGTGCTTGCAAGGGTGGATGAAGAGGATGTCTAA
- a CDS encoding PH domain-containing protein: MSKPNRLHKAAILFNFVKLVKEVFFGTIIGFLATFKNIDLGGFWFILLYVSLFIIGAAIISTLQWYRFTYVVEQDQLKIESGIFIKKKRTISFNRIQAIDVSEGIVHRVFKLAKVEVQTAGGDVTSKAEAVLSAISREKAYEWKELLQVKKEIEQELDEEPKEEIVKTISTPRLLLAASTTNGFGVFLSIVALVGSQFGQFIPNPIYEAVYGWMLNLSVPVLIIFSVIGALFLWGTATLGIWIKYSFFTIRKADDGLQLSHGLLEKKHLTLSTNRIQAISVREDLLRQWLGYATVHAEVVGGRLDAKDGGTSVLLFPLLKKTEVESFLEQFVPDYQPEVLQHVLPKRSRKRYLFRVLFPVVLAAIPILYFLPTYSWILIILLVLASLLGVFQYKDSGYTLAGDKLILSSRRISKSTVVMFRKRIQSLTISDHYLQQRESLKTLKCSVAAIGGVGKTFAYKDGDEDQIQELFSWYSFQEK, translated from the coding sequence ATGTCTAAACCTAACCGACTACATAAGGCAGCTATCCTGTTTAATTTTGTAAAATTGGTTAAAGAAGTTTTTTTTGGAACAATAATCGGATTTCTAGCTACTTTTAAAAATATAGATTTAGGTGGATTTTGGTTCATATTGCTGTATGTAAGCTTATTCATCATAGGTGCGGCAATCATAAGTACTTTACAATGGTATAGATTTACTTATGTGGTAGAACAGGATCAATTGAAGATAGAAAGCGGCATTTTCATCAAGAAGAAACGGACGATTTCATTTAATCGGATTCAAGCGATTGATGTGTCAGAAGGAATCGTTCATCGGGTTTTTAAGCTGGCAAAAGTTGAGGTTCAAACTGCTGGAGGAGATGTCACCTCGAAGGCAGAAGCGGTTTTAAGTGCCATATCTCGTGAAAAAGCATATGAATGGAAAGAACTATTGCAAGTGAAAAAAGAAATAGAACAAGAATTGGACGAGGAGCCTAAAGAAGAAATCGTAAAGACGATCTCCACACCGCGATTGTTGTTAGCAGCTTCTACCACCAATGGATTCGGTGTTTTTCTTTCGATTGTGGCGCTTGTGGGATCTCAGTTCGGTCAATTTATTCCGAATCCCATATACGAAGCGGTTTACGGCTGGATGCTTAATTTGAGTGTCCCAGTACTCATTATTTTCTCGGTGATCGGAGCATTATTTCTTTGGGGGACAGCTACATTAGGAATATGGATAAAGTATAGCTTTTTCACGATACGAAAAGCGGATGATGGCCTGCAACTATCTCATGGATTATTAGAAAAAAAGCATCTTACCTTGTCTACTAATCGAATTCAAGCGATAAGTGTTCGGGAGGATTTACTACGTCAGTGGTTAGGATATGCTACTGTACACGCAGAGGTTGTTGGTGGAAGGCTGGATGCAAAAGATGGTGGTACGTCAGTATTGCTATTTCCACTATTAAAAAAGACAGAAGTGGAATCCTTTCTTGAACAATTTGTTCCAGATTACCAGCCGGAGGTCCTCCAGCATGTGTTACCAAAACGGTCTCGTAAACGGTATTTATTTCGTGTTTTATTTCCTGTCGTTCTCGCAGCTATCCCAATCCTTTATTTCCTTCCAACGTATAGCTGGATTTTGATTATTTTACTAGTACTGGCAAGTCTGTTAGGGGTTTTTCAATATAAAGACAGTGGTTATACGCTAGCGGGGGATAAACTGATATTGAGCTCTCGAAGGATTAGTAAAAGCACCGTTGTGATGTTTCGAAAAAGAATCCAGTCCTTAACGATATCTGATCATTATTTACAACAAAGGGAATCCCTTAAAACATTGAAATGCTCTGTTGCAGCTATTGGTGGTGTAGGAAAAACCTTTGCATATAAGGATGGGGATGAGGACCAAATTCAAGAGCTATTCTCCTGGTATTCCTTTCAGGAGAAATGA
- a CDS encoding rhomboid family intramembrane serine protease, with the protein MFLRTESFKQFIRLYPIVTSLIAIQLVVWLLILLFPIGIGDALFQWGAGVNLLIHQGEYWRLVSAIFIHDPNGIMHVLFNCFSLVLFGPALEQMLGKLKFLLVFLFTGAFGNLFTYIIEPTQFTIHFGASGAIYGLLGLYLYMIFFRKHLIDPSSSQIVIVILIIGVLMSLFRPNINLAAHLFGLIGGFALGPIILSRAKPYNPWLKQRSREDSTASFDPNRWNKRRFPWKKYVIPLLWGIVIILGLLGLFGGIL; encoded by the coding sequence ATGTTCTTACGCACGGAAAGCTTTAAACAATTTATCCGTCTTTACCCAATCGTAACCTCCCTTATCGCGATTCAACTCGTAGTTTGGTTACTGATTCTTCTTTTCCCCATCGGAATTGGGGATGCTCTGTTCCAATGGGGGGCAGGGGTGAATTTACTGATTCATCAAGGAGAATATTGGAGACTAGTATCTGCCATTTTCATTCATGATCCGAACGGAATTATGCATGTGTTATTTAATTGCTTCTCCTTAGTGCTGTTTGGGCCAGCACTTGAACAAATGCTTGGCAAGCTCAAGTTCTTGCTTGTATTTCTTTTTACAGGTGCGTTCGGAAATCTTTTTACGTATATCATTGAACCAACACAATTTACGATTCACTTCGGAGCTTCAGGAGCCATTTATGGGTTATTAGGATTATATCTATACATGATTTTTTTCCGAAAACATCTAATTGATCCATCTAGTTCCCAGATTGTCATAGTCATTCTAATTATCGGTGTATTAATGTCTTTATTCCGACCTAACATTAATTTAGCAGCGCACTTATTCGGTTTAATTGGCGGATTCGCTTTAGGTCCAATTATTCTAAGTCGGGCGAAGCCATACAATCCTTGGCTAAAGCAACGATCGCGAGAAGACTCCACCGCATCGTTTGACCCGAATCGATGGAACAAACGAAGATTTCCTTGGAAAAAATACGTTATCCCATTATTATGGGGAATTGTAATTATATTAGGGTTGCTAGGATTATTTGGCGGAATTCTTTAA
- the acpS gene encoding holo-ACP synthase, which produces MIKGIGIDIVEIARVATSIKQNVRFVERILTAREQKEYEKLSTHRRKVEFVAGRFAAKEAFSKAMGTGLGKLSFQDIEIHNDELGAPHLICQKTNEHVWVSISHSVDYAVAQVILEQK; this is translated from the coding sequence ATGATTAAAGGAATCGGAATCGATATTGTAGAAATAGCTCGTGTTGCTACTAGTATAAAACAAAATGTCCGGTTTGTAGAAAGGATACTAACCGCTCGTGAGCAAAAAGAATATGAAAAGTTATCTACACATAGAAGAAAAGTAGAGTTTGTTGCCGGACGATTTGCTGCTAAAGAAGCCTTTTCAAAGGCGATGGGAACGGGACTAGGTAAGCTAAGCTTTCAAGATATAGAAATACACAATGATGAGCTGGGTGCCCCACATCTTATCTGCCAAAAGACGAATGAACACGTATGGGTATCCATCTCTCACAGTGTAGATTATGCGGTTGCTCAAGTTATATTGGAGCAAAAATAA
- a CDS encoding NAD(P)H-hydrate dehydratase — protein sequence MHIVTAKEMYEIDRITMEEYGLDGRILMENAGRAIAKQLEGLLSLNQRITILVGSGNNGGDGFVIGRTMMNAGYSVRILQLVEDNRIRGDAQYHKQLFLSFGGTLLHWNESFDLKELEEETDVWVDAMLGIGAKGALRSPFSEVCTFVNRSERLTVSVDIPSGIPADEESGYTEEAIHADITYIIEAPKLSTFLERYASYYGRWEVVRIGIPNSAWSFIKRAIWSDQSVQQTLPTRSRFSHKGSHGRGFVIGGSQSMPGSVALTSSAALRAGAGLLTIGTVPEAIPSIAAQLTEATFHAMKGQNGWIQAQELDLSPYDSVVIGMGMGRAEETASITRQVVKSAHCPLLIDADGLYHIQHHKSSLRERSHPTVLTPHPGEMAMLSNQTISSVLDHPISISKTFAMEYGVYLVLKGPFTIITTPDGEQWVNLTGNAGLAKGGSGDALAGVLLTMMMQHETIQHALSNGCYLHGKSADYMVEHQHSDRDLLATDVIHGLIQIFRTLSS from the coding sequence GTGCACATTGTCACCGCAAAAGAAATGTACGAAATTGACCGTATAACAATGGAAGAGTACGGCTTGGATGGCAGGATTTTGATGGAAAATGCCGGGCGTGCAATTGCCAAGCAACTGGAGGGACTGCTTTCTCTTAATCAAAGGATAACCATTTTAGTAGGAAGCGGAAACAATGGGGGAGACGGGTTTGTAATTGGACGTACGATGATGAATGCAGGGTATTCCGTAAGAATCCTACAGCTTGTGGAAGATAATCGAATACGTGGTGATGCTCAGTATCATAAACAGCTTTTTCTTTCCTTTGGTGGAACTCTTCTTCATTGGAATGAGAGCTTTGATCTGAAGGAACTTGAAGAAGAAACAGATGTCTGGGTGGATGCGATGTTGGGAATCGGAGCAAAAGGTGCCTTAAGAAGTCCTTTCTCAGAGGTTTGTACGTTTGTGAACCGCAGTGAACGTTTAACAGTTTCGGTAGATATTCCGAGCGGCATTCCTGCAGATGAAGAAAGTGGCTATACAGAGGAAGCAATTCATGCTGATATCACCTATATTATTGAAGCTCCGAAGCTGTCCACATTTCTAGAACGCTATGCATCCTACTATGGTCGATGGGAAGTTGTAAGGATTGGAATTCCGAATTCGGCGTGGAGCTTTATCAAACGAGCTATATGGTCTGATCAAAGTGTTCAGCAAACATTGCCAACGAGAAGTCGTTTCTCTCATAAAGGTAGCCATGGAAGGGGATTTGTGATTGGAGGATCCCAATCTATGCCGGGCTCTGTTGCCTTAACGAGTAGTGCGGCATTACGAGCAGGAGCAGGACTCCTCACTATCGGTACGGTACCTGAGGCGATCCCTTCGATTGCAGCTCAGCTTACGGAAGCCACTTTCCATGCGATGAAAGGTCAAAACGGTTGGATTCAAGCACAAGAGTTAGACTTAAGTCCGTACGATTCCGTTGTAATTGGAATGGGGATGGGAAGAGCTGAGGAAACGGCATCGATAACAAGACAAGTGGTGAAATCAGCACATTGCCCACTATTAATCGATGCAGATGGACTTTATCATATCCAACATCATAAGTCCTCTTTACGGGAGAGAAGTCATCCTACCGTTCTAACACCACATCCTGGTGAAATGGCGATGCTATCCAATCAGACGATTTCTTCCGTTCTGGACCACCCTATTTCTATTTCTAAGACCTTCGCGATGGAATACGGGGTTTATCTCGTATTGAAGGGTCCATTTACGATCATCACGACCCCGGATGGAGAGCAATGGGTTAATCTAACAGGTAATGCAGGACTAGCCAAGGGCGGGAGCGGAGATGCGCTTGCTGGAGTTCTATTAACCATGATGATGCAGCATGAAACCATCCAACATGCTTTATCCAACGGTTGTTACCTCCATGGAAAATCGGCGGATTACATGGTCGAGCATCAGCATTCCGATAGGGACCTTTTGGCTACAGACGTGATTCATGGATTGATCCAAATATTTCGTACACTTTCTTCCTAA
- a CDS encoding LolA family protein, with product MRKYLSVGIMALMLILILAACGEKSKEDVVSKLEDNLEKMDGYKADAVMSLKTGKESQSYNIEISHKKKNYYRVLLKNEQNEEGSQIILRNDDGVFVLTPALNKSFKFQSEWPDNSSQPYLYQSLVKDVLNDSQAEFKATEDHYVFETTTNYQNSNSLPYQEIYFDKKTFTPAMVKVLDKDKNPLVEVKFSKFTLDPEFAKDDFQVKKNMTSSIFGIPASSQEDSKVKEFSVLYPMETAGAELSESSEVETENGKRVILTYKGDKNFTLVQEKLETYPTAAAPEPVEGDPVSLGYTMGALKGSSIEWSYNGVNYLLASDELTKSELIEVASSVQGQQVK from the coding sequence ATGAGGAAGTATCTTAGCGTAGGGATTATGGCATTAATGTTGATCCTTATACTAGCTGCATGTGGGGAAAAGTCTAAAGAAGATGTTGTATCAAAATTAGAAGATAATTTAGAAAAAATGGATGGATATAAAGCAGATGCAGTTATGAGTTTGAAAACCGGAAAGGAAAGCCAAAGCTACAACATCGAGATTTCTCATAAGAAAAAGAACTATTATCGAGTATTGCTGAAAAATGAGCAAAACGAAGAGGGAAGCCAAATCATTTTACGTAATGATGACGGTGTTTTCGTACTAACACCTGCGTTGAATAAAAGCTTTAAGTTTCAAAGTGAATGGCCTGATAACAGTAGCCAACCATATCTATATCAATCGTTGGTGAAGGATGTTCTTAACGATTCTCAAGCAGAGTTTAAAGCAACAGAGGACCATTACGTATTTGAAACAACAACCAATTATCAGAACAGTAACAGCTTGCCTTACCAAGAAATATATTTTGATAAAAAGACATTCACACCAGCAATGGTTAAAGTGTTAGATAAAGATAAAAACCCATTGGTAGAAGTGAAGTTTTCTAAATTTACGCTTGATCCCGAGTTTGCGAAAGACGACTTCCAGGTGAAAAAGAACATGACAAGCTCTATTTTCGGAATTCCGGCTTCTTCCCAAGAGGATTCTAAAGTGAAGGAATTTAGTGTTCTTTATCCAATGGAAACAGCGGGTGCGGAGCTTTCAGAGTCAAGTGAAGTGGAAACAGAAAATGGGAAAAGAGTAATTCTTACGTACAAAGGAGATAAAAACTTTACCCTTGTACAAGAGAAACTAGAAACCTATCCAACAGCAGCTGCACCTGAACCAGTAGAAGGAGACCCTGTCAGCCTAGGATATACAATGGGTGCATTGAAAGGCTCTTCGATTGAATGGAGTTACAATGGTGTAAATTATTTGCTTGCAAGTGATGAACTGACGAAAAGTGAATTGATAGAGGTTGCAAGCTCTGTACAAGGTCAACAAGTAAAATAA
- the alr gene encoding alanine racemase encodes MEQSKFYRDTWAEIDLERIEYNIHQLKKRLTNTKIYAVVKANGYGHGDIEVAKRALKAGATGLTVATLDEALKLREAGITAPLLVMGWSRPEDAAIARSHDIALTVYQKGWLEKVKQNQRNRSVKVHIKLDTGMGRLGVRSNEELVELLEEIEVGPFELEGVFTHFATADEPDFSYFEKQQERLKEFLGCLQENWSKPVIIHTGNSAASMRFPDKMQHFTRFGVSMYGLYPSPTVKEEKPIDLQQAFSLHSKLVHVKKLPPGEGVSYGATYVTQEEEWIGTIPIGYADGYIRKLQGSDVLVEGKRMPIVGRICMDQCMIRLDKEYPIGTKVTLIGKQGDEEITIDELANHLETINYEIPCMIGPRVPRIYSS; translated from the coding sequence ATGGAACAATCGAAATTTTATCGCGATACTTGGGCTGAAATTGATCTTGAACGAATAGAATATAATATCCATCAATTGAAAAAAAGGTTAACCAATACAAAAATATATGCAGTCGTCAAAGCTAATGGATATGGTCATGGTGATATTGAGGTTGCTAAAAGGGCGTTAAAAGCAGGTGCAACGGGATTGACCGTCGCTACACTTGATGAGGCACTAAAGCTTCGTGAAGCCGGAATAACCGCTCCACTTCTTGTTATGGGTTGGTCACGTCCGGAAGATGCGGCAATTGCAAGGTCTCATGATATTGCATTAACGGTATATCAAAAGGGGTGGCTTGAAAAAGTAAAACAGAATCAACGGAATCGATCCGTAAAAGTGCACATTAAGCTAGATACGGGAATGGGACGACTCGGTGTTCGGAGCAATGAGGAATTAGTAGAGCTTTTAGAGGAAATAGAAGTGGGTCCATTTGAGTTAGAAGGTGTTTTTACTCACTTTGCGACAGCGGATGAACCGGATTTCTCTTATTTCGAAAAACAACAGGAACGATTAAAGGAGTTTTTGGGTTGTCTTCAAGAAAACTGGAGCAAGCCAGTTATTATCCATACTGGTAATAGTGCAGCAAGTATGAGATTTCCCGATAAAATGCAACATTTTACCCGATTCGGTGTTAGTATGTATGGGTTATACCCATCACCAACAGTAAAAGAAGAAAAGCCAATCGACCTTCAACAAGCCTTTTCTTTACACAGTAAATTAGTTCATGTCAAGAAACTGCCTCCTGGCGAAGGAGTTAGTTACGGTGCTACCTATGTAACGCAAGAAGAGGAATGGATTGGAACCATACCGATTGGGTACGCCGATGGATATATTCGCAAATTGCAGGGGTCCGATGTGCTGGTAGAAGGGAAAAGAATGCCCATTGTCGGAAGAATTTGCATGGATCAATGTATGATTCGATTGGATAAGGAATATCCTATCGGTACAAAAGTTACATTGATTGGTAAACAAGGGGACGAAGAAATTACCATTGATGAATTAGCTAACCATCTAGAAACAATTAATTATGAAATTCCGTGTATGATTGGTCCTCGAGTTCCTCGGATTTATTCTTCATAA
- a CDS encoding CopG family ribbon-helix-helix protein produces the protein MVLSESLQEIVVRLPKNLLNEVDGLMRSENSDLSDFICQATKSYLREKKKRHIRESMQQGYMEMAKINLNIASEAFQAEEEAENTLERLVSGV, from the coding sequence ATGGTTTTGTCAGAGAGCTTGCAAGAGATTGTAGTTAGACTACCAAAAAACCTACTAAATGAGGTGGACGGTTTAATGAGAAGTGAGAATAGTGATCTCAGTGATTTCATTTGCCAGGCAACGAAATCGTATTTGCGTGAAAAGAAAAAACGCCATATTCGGGAGTCCATGCAGCAAGGCTATATGGAGATGGCAAAAATAAATCTCAACATTGCTTCAGAAGCTTTTCAGGCTGAAGAGGAGGCCGAAAACACCCTTGAGCGCTTAGTGAGCGGGGTGTAA
- a CDS encoding type II toxin-antitoxin system PemK/MazF family toxin yields the protein MIVKRGEVYFADLSPVVGSEQGGVRPVLVLQNDIGNRFSPTVIVAAITAQIQKAKLPTHVEIDAQKYGFERDSVILLEQIRTIDKQRLTDKITQLDQYMMENINKALEISLGLTDF from the coding sequence TTGATTGTTAAAAGAGGCGAAGTCTATTTCGCCGATCTCTCTCCTGTTGTTGGTTCCGAGCAGGGGGGCGTCCGTCCAGTACTGGTGCTGCAAAACGATATAGGTAATCGTTTTAGTCCAACGGTTATTGTTGCAGCCATTACCGCGCAGATACAAAAAGCGAAGTTACCTACTCATGTTGAAATTGACGCGCAGAAGTATGGATTTGAACGGGATTCTGTTATTCTTTTAGAACAAATTAGAACCATTGATAAACAAAGACTAACTGATAAGATAACACAACTTGACCAATATATGATGGAAAATATTAACAAGGCTCTCGAAATTAGCCTTGGATTAACTGATTTTTAA